One genomic region from Salvelinus fontinalis isolate EN_2023a chromosome 18, ASM2944872v1, whole genome shotgun sequence encodes:
- the LOC129816012 gene encoding basic proline-rich protein-like, whose protein sequence is MTLLVNNDPWQILLESFRRPLCHSPARSASRLLCLSTAHPLACSASRSASLLPALPPARSASCPLCLPPALPLCRPPALPPASPPARLSAARQPAHLSAARPPARPPLCRPPALPPASPPARLSAARQPARLSAARPPARLSAASQPARPPLCRQPARLTAASPPASQLARPPLCRQPARPPASLPPASSPARLSAASQLCRQPARPPASLPPASSPARLSAASQLARPPLCRQPARPPASLPPASSPARLSAASQLARPPLCRQPARPPASLPPASSPASLPPASSPASLPPASSPASLPPASSPASLPPASSPASLPPASPPASLPPASPPASLPPASPPASLPPASPPASLPPARPPASLPPASPPASLPPASSPARLSAASQLARPPLCRQPARPPASLPPASSPARLSAATSSPARLSAASQLARPPLCRQPARPPASLPPASSPARLSAASQPARLSAASPPARLSAASQPARLSAASPPARLSAASPPARLFAASLSAASPPARLSAASSPARLSAASSPLCRQPALPPASLPPASSPARLSAASQLARPPLCRQPARPPASLPPASSPARLSAASQLARPPLCRQPARPPASLPPASSPARLSAASQLARPPLCRQPARPPASLPPASSPARLSAASQLARPPLCRQPARPPASLPPASSPARLSAASQLARPPLCRQPARPPASLPPASSPARLSAASQLARPPLCRQPARPPASLPPASSPARLSAASQLARLSAASQLARLSAASQLARLSAASQLARLSAASQLARLSAASQLARLSAASQLARLSAASQLARLSAASQLARLSAASQLARLSAASQLARLSAASQLARLSAASQLARLSAASQLARLSAASQLARLSAASSLDSR, encoded by the exons ATGACTCTGCTTGTCAACAACGATCCATGGCAGATCCTGCTCGAGTCTTTCCGCCG CCCGCTCTGCCACTCGCCCGCCCGCTCTGCCTCCCGCTTGCTCTGCCTGTCCACCGCCCACCCGCTCGCTtgctctgcctctcgctctgcctctctgctGCCCGCTCTGCCTCCTGCCCGCTCTGCCTCCTGCCCGCTCTGCCTGCCGCCCGCTCTGCCTCTCTGCCGCCCGCCCGCTCTGCCGCCCGCCAGCCCGCCCGCCCGCCTCTCTGCCGCCCGCCAGCCCGCCCACCTCTCtgccgcccgcccgcccgcccgcccgcctctCTGCCGCCCGCCCGCTCTGCCGCCCGCCAGCCCGCCCGCCCGCCTCTCTGCCGCCCGCCAGCCCGCCCGCCTCTCtgccgcccgcccgcccgcccgcctctCTGCCGCCAGCCAGCCCGCCCGCCCGCCTCTCTGCCGCCAGCCAGCCCGCCTCACTGCCGCCAGCCCGCCCGCCAGCCAGCTCGCCCGCCCGCCTCTCTGCCGCCAGCCAGCTCGCCCGCCCGCCTCTCTGCCGCCAGCCAGCTCGCCCGCCCGCCTCTCTGCCGCCAGCCAGCTCTGCCGCCAGCCAGCTCGCCCGCCCGCCTCTCTGCCGCCAGCCAGCTCGCCCGCCCGCCTCTCTGCCGCCAGCCAGCTCGCCCGCCCGCCTCTCTGCCGCCAGCCAGCTCGCCCGCCCGCCTCTCTGCCGCCAGCCAGCTCGCCCGCCCGCCTCTCTGCCGCCAGCCAGCTCGCCCGCCCGCCTCTCTGCCGCCAGCCAGCTCGCCCGCCCGCCTCTCTGCCGCCAGCCAGCTCGCCCGCCTCTCTGCCGCCAGCCAGCTCGCCCGCCTCTCTGCCGCCAGCCAGCTCGCCCGCCTCTCTGCCGCCAGCCAGCTCGCCCGCCTCTCTGCCGCCAGCCAGCTCGCCCGCCTCTCTGCCGCCAGCCAGCCCGCCCGCCTCTCTGCCGCCAGCCAGCCCGCCCGCCTCTCTGCCGCCAGCCAGCCCGCCCGCCTCTCTGCCGCCAGCCAGCCCGCCCGCCTCTCTGCCGCCAGCCCGCCCGCCCGCCTCTCTGCCGCCAGCCAGCCCGCCCGCCTCTCTGCCGCCAGCCAGCTCGCCCGCCCGCCTCTCTGCCGCCAGCCAGCTCGCCCGCCCGCCTCTCTGCCGCCAGCCAGCTCGCCCGCCCGCCTCTCTGCCGCCAGCCAGCTCGCCCGCCCGCCTCTCTGCCGCCA CCAGCTCGCCCGCCCGCCTCTCTGCCGCCAGCCAGCTCGCCCGCCCGCCTCTCTGCCGCCAGCCAGCTCGCCCGCCCGCCTCTCTGCCGCCAGCCAGCTCGCCCGCCCGCCTCTCTGCCGCCAGCCAGCCCGCCCGCCTCTCTGCCGCCAGCCCGCCCGCCCGCCTCTCTGCCGCCAGCCAGCCCGCCCGCCTCTCTGCCGCCAGCCCGCCCGCCCGCCTCTCTGCCGCCAGCCCGCCCGCCCGCCTCTTTGCCGCCAGCCTCTCTGCCGCCAGCCCGCCCGCCCGCCTCTCTGCCGCCAGCTCGCCCGCCCGCCTCTCTGCCGCCAGCTCACCTCTCTGCCGCCAGCCAGCTCTCCCGCCCGCCTCTCTGCCGCCAGCCAGCTCGCCCGCCCGCCTCTCTGCCGCCAGCCAGCTCGCCCGCCCGCCTCTCTGCCGCCAGCCAGCTCGCCCGCCCGCCTCTCTGCCGCCAGCCAGCTCGCCCGCCCGCCTCTCTGCCGCCAGCCAGCTCGCCCGCCCGCCTCTCTGCCGCCAGCCAGCTCGCCCGCCCGCCTCTCTGCCGCCAGCCAGCTCGCCCGCCCGCCTCTCTGCCGCCAGCCAGCTCGCCCGCCCGCCTCTCTGCCGCCAGCCAGCTCGCCCGCCCGCCTCTCTGCCGCCAGCCAGCTCGCCCGCCCGCCTCTCTGCCGCCAGCCAGCTCGCCCGCCCGCCTCTCTGCCGCCAGCCAGCTCGCCCGCCCGCCTCTCTGCCGCCAGCCAGCTCGCCCGCCCGCCTCTCTGCCGCCAGCCAGCTCGCCCGCCCGCCTCTCTGCCGCCAGCCAGCTCGCCCGCCCGCCTCTCTGCCGCCAGCCAGCTCGCCCGCCCGCCTCTCTGCCGCCAGCCAGCTCGCCCGCCCGCCTCTCTGCCGCCAGCCAGCTCGCCCGCCCGCCTCTCTGCCGCCAGCCAGCTCGCCCGCCCGCCTCTCTGCCGCCAGCCAGCTCGCCCGCCTCTCTGCCGCCAGCCAGCTCGCCCGCCTCTCTGCCGCCAGCCAGCTCGCCCGCCTCTCTGCCGCCAGCCAGCTCGCCCGCCTCTCTGCCGCCAGCCAGCTCGCCCGCCTCTCTGCCGCCAGCCAGCTCGCCCGCCTCTCTGCCGCCAGCCAGCTCGCCCGCCTCTCTGCCGCCAGCCAGCTCGCCCGCCTCTCTGCCGCCAGCCAGCTCGCCCGCCTCTCTGCCGCCAGCCAGCTCGCCCGCCTCTCTGCCGCCAGCCAGCTCGCCCGCCTCTCTGCCGCCAGCCAGCTCGCCCGCCTCTCTGCCGCCAGCCAGCTCGCCCGCCTCTCTGCCGCCAGCCAGCTCGCCCGCCTCTCTGCCGCCAGCCAGCTCGCCCGCCTCTCTGCCGCCAGCTCGCTCGATTCCAGGTGA